In the Candidatus Saccharibacteria bacterium oral taxon 488 genome, one interval contains:
- a CDS encoding Hsp20/alpha crystallin family protein, with protein sequence MARKNDDLLIEDELTAAFLNDDLANDAPQPAAPAAAPATAAPTPEDDWEDEADDLMGQLAVDVFESETELIIKARTAGVDRNDLDVSISDGILTISGTLSSGDETDVKNWHIQECYWGEFSRTLALPVAVNEEGVKAELKDGVLTITFEKIKQERAKKIQVL encoded by the coding sequence ATGGCACGCAAAAATGACGATTTGTTAATTGAGGATGAGCTAACTGCAGCTTTCTTGAATGATGATCTGGCTAATGACGCGCCGCAACCAGCCGCACCCGCAGCAGCACCGGCTACCGCAGCGCCCACTCCCGAGGATGACTGGGAGGATGAGGCCGATGATCTGATGGGGCAGCTGGCGGTCGATGTATTTGAGTCAGAAACCGAACTTATTATCAAAGCCCGAACGGCTGGTGTTGATCGTAACGACCTAGACGTTAGTATCTCCGACGGCATTCTCACGATCAGCGGCACCCTATCAAGTGGCGACGAGACCGACGTCAAGAACTGGCACATCCAAGAATGCTACTGGGGCGAATTTAGCCGCACCCTGGCGCTACCCGTCGCGGTCAACGAAGAAGGCGTCAAGGCCGAACTCAAAGACGGCGTACTCACCATCACTTTTGAGAAAATTAAACAAGAACGTGCCAAGAAAATCCAGGTTCTCTAA
- a CDS encoding ComF family protein, translating to MPIDTLLSYIAPHYCYGCGATGSLLCRSCLEAMKRHHCQVCVICGQPCAGGNVCRRHALPYEALDCVLWRRGAVARLIDDYKFHRVRAASRVLARILDELLPEYEVSTVVVPVPTASANIRKRGYDHMLLVARQFARRRGLRVERPLVRQTNVTQHYARSAAERRKQAQQFFRARGARADVPYLILDDIFTTGSTIAAAAQTLQVAGARDIRVGIIARHGNDKKAAAKTPPNPSRDDTNCRERSLGRGTAARRE from the coding sequence ATGCCTATTGATACGCTATTATCATATATCGCGCCGCATTATTGTTATGGTTGTGGTGCGACTGGCTCGCTTTTGTGTCGGTCGTGTCTTGAGGCGATGAAGCGGCATCATTGTCAGGTCTGCGTTATTTGTGGACAGCCGTGCGCCGGTGGCAACGTGTGTCGGCGACATGCCCTGCCCTACGAGGCGCTAGACTGTGTGCTGTGGCGGCGAGGTGCGGTGGCGCGGCTGATTGATGATTATAAGTTTCACCGCGTACGTGCCGCCAGTAGGGTGTTGGCTAGGATCCTAGACGAACTGCTCCCAGAATACGAGGTCTCGACGGTGGTTGTACCGGTGCCGACGGCCTCTGCCAATATTCGTAAGCGCGGTTATGATCATATGTTGCTGGTTGCTCGGCAATTTGCCCGGCGGCGGGGACTGAGGGTCGAGCGACCCTTGGTCAGACAGACGAATGTGACGCAGCATTATGCTCGCTCGGCGGCTGAGCGTCGAAAGCAGGCGCAGCAGTTTTTCCGGGCGCGTGGCGCTCGGGCAGATGTTCCCTATCTGATCTTGGATGATATTTTCACCACTGGCTCAACGATTGCAGCGGCAGCCCAAACGCTACAAGTGGCTGGTGCGCGGGACATTCGCGTGGGGATTATCGCTCGCCATGGGAATGATAAAAAGGCTGCTGCAAAGACGCCGCCAAACCCTAGTCGTGATGATACGAACTGCCGCGAGCGATCTCTTGGGCGCGGTACAGCTGCTCGGCGAGAATGA
- a CDS encoding 23S rRNA (pseudouridine(1915)-N(3))-methyltransferase RlmH yields the protein MKITILTIGKRHEPWVEPGITRFLERLRAPFAAEMIIIPHSGQIGDRARQDESERLISRLRPHDFIILLDERGRNLSSPELSQLILDHTDQHIVIIIGGAYGVTETLHRRADIVWSLSRLVFPHQLVRLILAEQLYRAQEIARGSSYHHD from the coding sequence ATGAAAATTACCATCCTCACCATTGGCAAGCGGCACGAGCCCTGGGTAGAGCCAGGCATCACGCGCTTTTTAGAGCGCCTCAGAGCGCCATTCGCCGCAGAAATGATCATCATCCCACATTCCGGCCAAATCGGCGACAGGGCGCGCCAGGACGAGTCAGAGCGCCTGATATCTCGCCTCAGGCCGCACGATTTCATCATCCTCCTCGACGAGCGCGGTCGCAACCTGAGCTCGCCAGAACTATCGCAGCTCATTCTCGATCATACCGATCAGCACATCGTTATCATCATTGGCGGGGCCTATGGCGTCACCGAGACGCTTCACCGGCGAGCCGACATCGTTTGGTCGCTATCACGCCTGGTATTTCCGCACCAGCTGGTACGGCTCATTCTCGCCGAGCAGCTGTACCGCGCCCAAGAGATCGCTCGCGGCAGTTCGTATCATCACGACTAG
- a CDS encoding SGNH/GDSL hydrolase family protein yields MKERLETLAKRGVATIAALASLALSASSHPNISPEQAKHTYVVGMGDSVASGAGLGNYDDTTKECRRSPEAYARQLEAFGIPPGNITLVACRGAGPEHISNQQFDDQPPQINALSPETDIVTLTLGTNMVDLNVVFDACLHGRCGTRSEMYIDVFRRLYSDEYRQSLEQAYRSILEHAPNAQLYINLYTTPIQPRDICPTIINNDTDHFVASFIETVNQAIRDVVASMHEPRITLVEPPKDVDACATFGLGVVTGGDDVGHPTAHVHHQIAKATAEAILHDNNAPPKART; encoded by the coding sequence ATGAAAGAAAGATTAGAAACATTAGCCAAACGGGGGGTCGCTACGATAGCGGCCCTCGCTTCATTAGCGCTATCAGCGTCCAGCCACCCAAACATCTCGCCCGAGCAAGCAAAGCACACCTACGTCGTCGGCATGGGCGATTCAGTCGCCAGCGGGGCAGGGCTGGGAAATTACGACGACACAACAAAGGAGTGCCGGCGCTCACCCGAAGCTTACGCGCGGCAACTCGAAGCGTTTGGCATTCCCCCGGGTAACATTACCCTCGTGGCCTGCCGTGGCGCCGGGCCAGAGCATATCTCTAACCAGCAGTTTGACGACCAGCCACCGCAAATCAACGCCCTTAGCCCCGAAACTGATATTGTCACGCTGACGCTTGGCACCAACATGGTTGACCTCAACGTAGTGTTCGACGCCTGTTTGCACGGACGATGTGGTACGCGCAGCGAGATGTATATCGACGTTTTTCGCCGACTGTACTCAGACGAATATCGTCAGTCGCTCGAGCAAGCCTACCGCTCTATCCTTGAACATGCCCCCAACGCCCAGCTATACATCAACCTCTATACCACGCCCATCCAGCCACGCGACATCTGTCCAACGATTATCAATAACGACACTGATCACTTTGTCGCCAGCTTTATCGAGACGGTCAATCAAGCTATCCGCGACGTTGTGGCCAGCATGCACGAACCGCGCATCACCCTGGTCGAGCCGCCAAAGGACGTCGATGCTTGCGCTACATTCGGCCTTGGTGTGGTAACTGGAGGTGATGACGTGGGCCATCCGACCGCCCATGTCCACCACCAAATCGCCAAGGCAACCGCCGAAGCCATCCTGCATGATAATAACGCTCCACCGAAAGCCCGCACATGA
- a CDS encoding valine--tRNA ligase: MQLAKQYTPNDYEPNIYAMWETSGALEPTGAGKPYSIVMPPPNANGNLHIGHALDMNLKDIMIRYHRMKGDDAVFIPGADHAGFETWVVYEKELAKQGKSRFDFSREQLYDQVWQFVEEKRGNMELQLRALGVSASWQHLTFTLDDKVIATVYETFKKMWDDGLVYRGERIVNYCTKHQTSFADIEVEHKNETGKLWQIAYPTLDKIGEIVVATTRPETMLGDVAVAVHPDDERYKHLIGTRILLPITDEEIPIIADEYVDMNYGTGAVKITPAHDPNDFEMAQRHNLPLKQIISQEGTMVNVPPQFLGLTPAEARTRVLAALESLELRRGETDIEHAVGHCYKCGSVIEPMVKEQWFIKMQPLAQPAIEALEREEITFYPAAKRKELIAYLKQLKDWNISRQIPWGIPIPAFVNESDPRDWIFNIRTDERKIVVNGTTYIREEDTFDTWFSSGQWPYIVTDYLNGGELAKYFPTSLMETGMDIMRAWVARMIMLSLYRTGKLPFKDVYLHGMVNDEHNQKMSKSKGNVINPMELVSEFGSDATRMGIIAGRAPAQHQAFNKGAVIAARNFCNKLWNIARFVEAQIGDEHQIVDLEPQTPADHWIIRQLNDAANNVAVRLEQYRFSEAADTVYHAIWDDLADWYIESSKTAINRPLLSWALATSLKIAHPFAPFVTETIWQTLNYTDGILMRDHWPTPEKFDPIAAEQFEQLKTLVAEGRWVIAELPGNKKYRLLYGNDGLIADNQDTIKHLMRLESIAHTDQPRGLRLAAANREAWLDIDEKTLYQHQTDLEVRLSEARRTLANLQARLDNPTYIEKAPAHLVEETRQQLAEQEKLIQRFISELDVISSR; the protein is encoded by the coding sequence ATGCAACTAGCCAAACAATACACCCCAAACGATTACGAACCAAACATTTACGCCATGTGGGAAACCAGCGGCGCATTAGAGCCGACCGGCGCCGGTAAACCGTATTCCATTGTCATGCCGCCGCCCAATGCCAATGGCAACTTGCACATTGGTCATGCTCTAGACATGAATTTGAAAGATATTATGATCCGCTATCACCGCATGAAGGGCGATGACGCGGTATTTATTCCTGGAGCAGATCATGCCGGCTTTGAGACATGGGTAGTTTATGAAAAAGAACTGGCAAAACAGGGAAAAAGCCGCTTCGACTTTTCACGTGAACAACTGTACGACCAGGTTTGGCAATTTGTTGAAGAAAAACGCGGTAACATGGAGTTGCAGCTGCGCGCTCTAGGCGTCAGCGCCTCTTGGCAGCATTTGACCTTTACGTTGGACGATAAAGTCATCGCTACGGTGTACGAGACGTTCAAAAAAATGTGGGATGATGGGCTAGTTTACCGCGGCGAGCGGATTGTTAATTATTGTACCAAACACCAAACCAGCTTCGCCGACATCGAGGTTGAACATAAAAATGAAACAGGGAAGTTGTGGCAAATCGCTTACCCGACGCTGGATAAAATCGGCGAAATCGTAGTCGCCACCACGCGGCCGGAGACCATGCTAGGCGACGTAGCAGTAGCCGTCCATCCGGACGATGAACGTTACAAACATCTCATCGGCACACGAATTTTATTGCCAATCACCGACGAGGAAATCCCGATTATCGCCGACGAGTACGTCGATATGAATTACGGTACTGGCGCGGTGAAAATTACACCGGCGCACGACCCGAACGACTTCGAGATGGCCCAGCGCCACAACTTGCCGCTCAAACAAATCATCAGCCAAGAGGGTACAATGGTCAACGTACCGCCGCAATTCTTAGGCCTGACGCCAGCAGAAGCCCGCACTCGTGTATTAGCAGCTCTGGAATCTTTGGAGCTGCGCCGCGGCGAAACAGACATTGAACATGCCGTCGGACATTGTTACAAGTGCGGCAGCGTCATTGAGCCGATGGTTAAGGAGCAGTGGTTTATTAAAATGCAGCCGTTGGCTCAGCCAGCCATTGAAGCCTTAGAGAGGGAAGAGATTACCTTTTATCCAGCCGCCAAACGCAAAGAACTCATCGCTTATCTTAAACAACTGAAAGACTGGAATATCTCCCGGCAAATCCCATGGGGTATCCCGATTCCCGCATTCGTCAATGAAAGCGACCCGCGCGACTGGATATTTAACATCCGCACTGACGAACGAAAGATAGTTGTAAATGGCACAACATATATCAGGGAAGAGGACACCTTTGATACTTGGTTCTCATCTGGACAGTGGCCATACATCGTTACCGATTACCTAAACGGCGGGGAACTAGCCAAATACTTCCCAACCAGCCTGATGGAAACCGGCATGGACATTATGCGGGCATGGGTAGCGCGGATGATTATGCTCAGCCTGTACCGCACTGGTAAACTACCGTTCAAGGACGTCTATTTGCACGGTATGGTCAACGACGAACATAATCAAAAAATGTCCAAATCCAAAGGCAATGTCATCAATCCAATGGAGCTAGTGTCAGAATTTGGCTCGGACGCCACTCGCATGGGCATCATTGCTGGCCGCGCGCCGGCACAGCACCAGGCATTTAACAAGGGCGCGGTCATCGCTGCTCGCAATTTCTGTAATAAGCTGTGGAATATCGCTCGTTTCGTCGAGGCGCAAATCGGCGATGAACATCAAATCGTTGACCTGGAGCCGCAAACGCCGGCCGACCACTGGATTATCCGCCAGCTGAACGACGCCGCCAATAACGTTGCTGTCCGCTTGGAGCAATACCGCTTTTCTGAAGCTGCGGACACGGTCTATCACGCTATTTGGGACGACTTAGCTGATTGGTACATCGAATCGTCAAAAACCGCTATCAACCGCCCGCTATTATCATGGGCGCTGGCAACCAGTCTGAAAATCGCCCATCCATTCGCGCCATTCGTCACCGAGACAATTTGGCAGACGCTTAATTATACCGACGGTATCTTGATGCGTGACCACTGGCCAACCCCAGAAAAATTCGACCCTATCGCTGCCGAGCAGTTTGAACAGCTGAAAACACTGGTCGCTGAAGGCCGCTGGGTGATCGCTGAGTTGCCGGGTAATAAAAAATACCGCTTGTTATACGGTAATGACGGCCTCATCGCCGATAATCAAGACACCATCAAACACCTCATGCGCCTGGAGTCAATTGCACACACCGACCAGCCACGGGGCCTTAGGTTAGCGGCAGCAAACAGGGAAGCGTGGCTGGATATTGACGAGAAGACGCTCTATCAGCACCAGACCGATCTGGAAGTACGGCTAAGCGAGGCGCGGCGAACCCTGGCTAACCTCCAAGCACGACTGGATAACCCAACCTACATCGAAAAGGCACCAGCCCATCTCGTTGAGGAAACTCGCCAGCAGCTAGCCGAGCAGGAAAAGCTCATCCAGCGCTTTATCAGCGAACTCGACGTTATCAGCTCACGCTAA
- a CDS encoding peptidoglycan bridge formation glycyltransferase FemA/FemB family protein, producing the protein MNQHFLQSTAWQAFQESLGRTTFRDSGPSWEYLAILERSTGNSRLYCPYGPTANDEHSLAAALDSLAQLGKTHRVTFLRVEPTNLDFAAYLQAHGWKKVTYQKLQPEHSHVIDLTQPQDQLIAHMAQPVRNVYRNYHKKGVSVHHSTNPHDIDILLKFVHQVAQQRGITPHPDSYFRQQAATLFPLGAATLYYAALDDQPIAAALFYHSSDTLYYAHAGASSDPAHRKLNAGTALLAEAIIDAQQRGLAKADLYGIAPDGADKNHPWTGFTKFKRSFGGRDVTFAGAWDLPLQRSRYWLYRAYQTLR; encoded by the coding sequence ATGAACCAACATTTTTTACAATCAACCGCCTGGCAAGCCTTTCAAGAATCACTCGGCCGCACCACCTTTCGCGATAGCGGCCCAAGTTGGGAATATCTGGCTATTTTGGAGCGCAGCACCGGCAATTCCCGCCTGTATTGCCCGTACGGTCCTACTGCCAATGACGAGCATTCGCTCGCAGCAGCCCTTGATTCCCTAGCTCAGCTTGGTAAAACACACCGCGTCACTTTCCTGCGCGTTGAGCCAACCAACCTCGACTTTGCTGCTTATCTCCAAGCTCACGGCTGGAAAAAGGTTACCTACCAAAAGCTCCAGCCCGAGCACTCGCACGTCATCGACCTGACCCAGCCGCAAGACCAGCTGATCGCCCATATGGCACAGCCAGTTCGTAATGTGTACCGCAATTATCATAAAAAAGGCGTCTCTGTCCACCACTCGACCAACCCGCATGACATTGATATCTTACTGAAATTTGTCCACCAGGTCGCTCAGCAGCGCGGCATTACGCCGCATCCTGATAGTTATTTCCGCCAACAAGCCGCCACCCTCTTCCCACTCGGCGCCGCCACGCTGTACTACGCCGCGCTTGATGATCAACCCATCGCTGCCGCCCTGTTTTATCACAGCAGCGACACGCTATATTACGCCCATGCTGGCGCCTCGTCAGACCCAGCTCACCGCAAGCTCAACGCCGGCACTGCCCTGCTGGCCGAGGCAATCATTGACGCTCAGCAGCGCGGATTAGCCAAAGCCGACCTCTACGGCATTGCCCCCGACGGTGCCGACAAAAACCATCCATGGACTGGCTTCACCAAGTTCAAACGCTCATTTGGCGGACGCGACGTTACTTTTGCCGGAGCTTGGGATTTACCATTGCAGCGCAGCCGCTACTGGCTGTACCGCGCCTATCAAACACTGCGTTAA
- a CDS encoding tRNA (adenosine(37)-N6)-threonylcarbamoyltransferase complex transferase subunit TsaD: MRILGIESSCDETAAAVVEDGERLLSNVVNSQIDIHAEYGGVIPEIAARSHLEVINPVIKKALSDADCTWDDIDAVAVTYAPGLIGSLLIGTLAARTLAIIHNKPLYKIHHVEAHVYANFITEQKKRGSKHAKLLELTTSAQTREASLSDSLRDEDCLSKASPAVAKEFDKLASRRAEAVVNSSDLALSLPHYQPAFPLLALIVSGGHSQLVLFQNHGDYQLIGQTQDDAVGEAFDKVAKIIGLPYPGGPAIAKAAELGDPHAFHLPIAKLDGEYDFSFSGLKTAVLRTVQREVGKDFTFPSHELPALVNDELRHNMAASFQYTAVKTLVDKTKKAYDNFQPASVVIAGGVAANQELRRQLREALPIDIEYAPIQLCTDNAAMIAALGYFRAHIDQPADPYDLEVQPSLSMTAI; the protein is encoded by the coding sequence ATGAGGATTTTGGGAATCGAGTCTAGCTGCGACGAAACGGCAGCGGCGGTCGTTGAAGATGGCGAACGCTTGCTGTCTAATGTGGTCAATTCCCAAATTGACATCCATGCTGAATACGGCGGCGTTATCCCGGAAATTGCCGCCCGCAGCCACCTGGAAGTTATCAACCCGGTCATCAAAAAAGCCCTGTCTGACGCTGATTGCACCTGGGATGATATCGACGCCGTCGCCGTCACCTATGCGCCTGGCCTGATCGGCTCGCTGCTCATCGGCACCCTCGCCGCCCGCACCCTCGCCATCATTCACAATAAGCCGCTCTACAAAATACATCATGTCGAGGCGCATGTGTATGCTAATTTTATCACCGAACAGAAAAAGAGAGGCTCAAAACATGCCAAATTGCTGGAATTAACAACATCTGCACAAACCCGAGAGGCGAGCTTGTCAGATTCCTTGCGAGACGAGGACTGTTTGAGCAAAGCGAGTCCCGCAGTCGCCAAAGAATTTGACAAACTCGCCTCTCGGCGTGCGGAAGCCGTTGTTAATTCTAGCGATTTGGCGCTGTCTTTACCGCATTATCAACCTGCCTTCCCCCTCCTCGCCCTCATCGTCTCTGGCGGACATTCACAGCTGGTCCTATTCCAAAATCACGGCGACTACCAACTAATCGGCCAAACCCAGGACGACGCCGTCGGCGAGGCGTTCGACAAGGTCGCTAAAATCATTGGCCTGCCCTACCCTGGCGGCCCTGCCATCGCCAAAGCAGCCGAGCTCGGCGATCCCCACGCTTTTCACCTGCCCATCGCCAAGCTTGATGGCGAGTACGATTTCTCCTTCTCTGGCCTCAAGACAGCCGTTCTGAGGACCGTTCAGCGCGAGGTGGGCAAAGACTTCACCTTTCCGTCGCACGAGCTTCCTGCCCTAGTAAACGATGAACTAAGACATAATATGGCAGCCAGTTTCCAGTACACCGCCGTTAAAACCTTGGTCGATAAGACTAAGAAAGCTTACGACAATTTCCAGCCTGCCTCCGTTGTCATCGCCGGCGGCGTCGCCGCCAACCAAGAATTACGCCGCCAACTGCGTGAGGCCTTGCCTATCGACATTGAATACGCGCCCATCCAACTCTGCACCGACAACGCCGCCATGATCGCCGCGCTCGGTTATTTCCGCGCCCACATCGACCAGCCCGCCGACCCGTACGACCTGGAGGTCCAGCCAAGTTTATCAATGACAGCAATCTAA
- a CDS encoding UDP-N-acetylmuramoyl-L-alanyl-D-glutamate--2,6-diaminopimelate ligase → MKATLVKFVRKVLPGGMLRRLENGYRRLRVKLVSARYGNPSKHLRVIAVTGTNGKTTTSCYINEILKEAHFTTAMFTTAVIEVAGERKLNDLNATVASTARMQRFFRDAKRANADYVVLEVTSHALDQHKLDGVPIEAAVMTNLTQDHLDYHKTMEEYAAAKSKLFQLRPRFIVLNRDDEWYDYFNQFVASEQKMTYGRSAEAEAKITHVKLYRKGTEADVVLDHQTHLELATNLPGEFNVMNMTAATTLAYLLGVKLEDIQEGVANVEAVPGRFERAVEGLGYDVIVDYAHTPDALEKLLAAARGITKQRVILVFGACGDRDQGKRPIMGEIAARGADRIFLTDEESYNEDPEQIRRMLMEGIERGRGDAKTTEIADRRQAIERALGCAKKGDMVLITGMGHEQYRIVNGQRLPWNDGQVVREIVGRERAA, encoded by the coding sequence ATGAAAGCCACATTGGTGAAATTTGTGAGGAAGGTGCTGCCGGGCGGGATGCTGCGGCGGTTAGAAAATGGGTATCGGCGGTTGCGTGTCAAGCTGGTTAGCGCGCGGTATGGTAATCCGTCAAAGCACCTCAGGGTGATCGCGGTGACGGGGACAAATGGCAAGACGACAACGTCGTGCTATATCAATGAGATTTTGAAAGAAGCTCATTTCACGACCGCGATGTTTACCACAGCGGTGATCGAGGTGGCGGGTGAGCGAAAACTTAACGACCTCAATGCCACGGTGGCGAGTACGGCGCGGATGCAGCGGTTTTTCCGCGACGCCAAGCGGGCGAACGCTGACTACGTGGTGCTGGAGGTGACGAGTCATGCGCTGGATCAGCACAAGCTGGACGGCGTGCCGATCGAGGCGGCAGTGATGACGAATCTGACGCAGGATCACCTTGATTATCACAAGACAATGGAAGAGTACGCAGCGGCCAAGAGCAAGCTGTTTCAGCTGCGCCCGCGGTTTATCGTGCTCAACCGCGACGATGAGTGGTATGACTATTTCAATCAGTTTGTCGCCAGCGAGCAAAAGATGACGTATGGCCGAAGCGCCGAGGCTGAGGCAAAAATTACCCATGTCAAGCTGTACCGCAAGGGCACCGAGGCCGACGTAGTGCTGGATCATCAGACGCACTTGGAGTTGGCAACGAATTTGCCGGGCGAGTTCAACGTGATGAATATGACAGCCGCGACGACGCTAGCGTATCTCTTGGGTGTCAAGCTGGAGGATATCCAAGAGGGGGTGGCTAATGTCGAGGCTGTGCCGGGGCGGTTTGAGCGAGCGGTCGAGGGCCTGGGCTATGATGTGATCGTTGATTATGCTCATACGCCGGATGCGCTGGAAAAACTGTTGGCGGCGGCCCGCGGCATCACCAAGCAGCGGGTGATTTTGGTGTTCGGCGCGTGTGGCGATCGTGATCAGGGCAAGCGACCGATTATGGGCGAGATCGCGGCGCGTGGAGCGGATCGGATTTTCCTGACTGACGAGGAAAGCTATAACGAAGATCCGGAGCAGATCCGGCGAATGTTGATGGAGGGAATTGAGCGCGGTCGCGGCGACGCAAAAACGACGGAAATTGCCGACCGGCGCCAGGCGATTGAGCGGGCGCTCGGCTGCGCCAAGAAGGGCGATATGGTGCTGATCACCGGTATGGGCCACGAGCAGTATCGGATCGTCAATGGTCAACGGCTGCCGTGGAATGATGGCCAGGTGGTGCGCGAGATCGTTGGTCGGGAACGGGCGGCGTGA